The DNA sequence TCGGCCATTGAACATCCCGCTTGCATATCAGGAAGGATTACATGTTGATCTTCAGAAGTAAGCATATCAGCAGTTTCGGCCATAAAGTGGACGCCACAAAAAATGATATAGTCTTTATCAAGTTTGGCAGCATCTTGGGCAAGCTTAAGCGAGTCACCTTTATAGTCTGCAAATTCAATTACATCATCTTGCTGATAGTGGTGACCAAGAACCACTACTTGATCTTTAAGTTCTTCTTTGATCTTTCTTAACTCAACTAGTACTTCTTCATCTGATAACTCCTCTTGAGAAATTATCGGACGGTGAACTTCTTCTTTTCCGAATAGATCTAGCATTTTTCTTCCTTCTCGATTTTTAAATAAGTTATTTGATTGGGTAAGCGCTTTCGCCCCAAGCAAGGATTCCACCTTCAAGGTTGTATAGGTCTTCAAAACCTTCCTCTAGTAGAAATTGACATGCTGTTAAGCTTCTCTTTCCACTACGGCACTGAACAACGATCTTTTTTGACTTATCAGATAGGTGACTTCCAAATTGATTTGCGAAATCAGATAGAGGAATAAAGATTGCACCATCAATATGGCCAGCATCCCACTCATCTTGTTCGCGACAATCTACTAAGATTAGGTCCGTATTCTTGTCCATTAAATCTTTTAATTCACCAACTTCCATAAAGTTAATCATCGTGTCATCTCCTTATATAATTGACGTTTTGGAATTTAAAACATTCTAGCCGACCTGTCACCTGAACATCCTTAAAATTGATTCCAGTTCGTGTTGCGCTAAGTTAAAAAAAATGTTTTATCAGGTATTTGACGTTGCGTGATAGTTTTCTTAACATTTTATATAGATAGTCTTTTATTACGGTCAAAGGGATGACCGAGGGAGCTTACATGGAAGTTATTACGGTTGCAAATAACAAGGGTGGTGTTGGGAAAACAATGCAGTGCTACCAATTAGCGACACACTTAGCTAATAAAGGGAACAAAGTACTTGTTATTGACCTAGATTCACAGGCCAATCTAAGTTCAACTTTTAATCTACAAATTCACAGAACTCTTATTCCTGAGTGGTTAATCGGTGACGTTACAATTGAAGACGTTATGGTTCCGTCAGAAGGTAAGGGAAAATTACATAAGAATATCACTGTAATTCCATCAAGCCGTCATATGGCCAATCTTTCTAAACTGCTAATCCTTTCAGAGGGTGAGATTAGAAAAGAAGCTGGTCGCAAGGAAAGACTGATGAGGCTTAGACTTGAGCAAGCACAAGGAATGTTTGATTACGTTGTAATTGATACTCCTCCAATGCTTGGTGATGAACTTATTATGGCACTAGTTGCTTCTAATAAGATTCTTATTCCAACTCAGGCTCAAGATTACTCAATTGATGGCCTAGAAGAGTTAATGGATACTTTTGAAATTATCAAAGAAACAGAAAATCCAGCTCTTGAATTCTCAATTATTCCATCAATGGTAAATACAAGAAGAAAAATTGAAAGACAAAGGCTTGAAGAGCTTGCTCAGTCATTCAATATTACGCCACCAATTAGAAATCTTGTTCAAATGCAAGAATCAATTTCATTAAGAAGGCCTATCTGTAAGATGGGGAAGAAATCTCGTGGTCGCGGTGATTACACGGCACTTTGGGAATCATTAAATCTATAATCTATAATTTTTGAGACACACGGATGTGTTTCGCTTTTAAAGGGGCCATGTGTGTGTGACTGGCCCTCTTTAAAAGAAAACAGTCTCAACATAGGGAAGAGGAATTTATGGCAAAAGACTTTGCTCCAAGAGTTTCTAAAAGAAAAAGAAAGACAATCGATCTAACTGAAGGTCTCGATAGTAAAGTAGTTGAAAGACTATCTGGTGATCGCCTTTTACAAGGGGCGAAGCTTGATGAGGTTTTTCTAAAAGAAATCGTTGTTAAGGAACAGGTAAGAACTAAGTTTAATGATGGTTCTTTAAAAGAGCTTTCAGAAAATATTAAGCAAAACGGTCTGATTCAACCGCTTGTTCTTCATAAAGATAAGCTTGGTAGACTTGTTCTTATTTGTGGTGAGAGACGCTATCGTGCCATGACACTTATTAATAAAGAGAAGTGTCCTTGTTTCATTCTTGATAAGAAGTCTGAGCAAGAATTAATGGCAATTCAATTCTCTGAAAACTCTTCAAGGGAAGCACTTCACTACATTGATAAAGCTGATGGTATTCTTAATTACCAAAAAGCGACAAAAGCTAGTGAAAGAAAAATCCAAGCTGCTCTCGGTATTTCAAAATCGGAAGTACACCGTTCTCTCATGATTGCTAAAATGGGCAAGAAGATTAAGGAAGCGGCTAAAGCATTTAACATTGAAAAATACGTTCTTCTTGAGCTTGATGCTCTTGAGAAAGGTGCTCTTAAAACTAAGCTGACTAAGATGCTTTATAAAGGTGAACTTACTAAGAGAGCTGAACTTAAGAAGGCCATTAAAGACGGTGGTGTTCTAAAAGCTGGTAAAGTTAAAAAGGCACCTAAAGTTCCTAAGGGACTAACAGCAAATGCTTTTATTAAAACACTTAAGTCACAGGCAAAGACGAAAAAACTTGATAAAGAGACACAGGCCCTTCTTAATCAACTTCTAAAAGAAACTCAAAATATCGTCGATATGTAATAAGTAGATTTAAAATTAAATAATAGTAAGAGAGCGAAGCCTAGTCTTCGCTCTTTTTTTATATTTTCTTAGCCTAAGTTTGACTCTTGGCATCACCATTGCAAGTTATAATACAGAAGAGACATTACGCAACGTAATTTAAGGGACTTATGATGGTAAACAAGGTTAAAATCTACACACACTGTTCAAAATTTATCCAATGTGGCTTGTTAGTGTTCACAATTCAGGCATCAGCAAGTGATATTTCACTTTTTAAGTCATTCAATCCAAGAGTTAAGGTCGCCCAGGCCAAGGCCCGTACACCGCAGAGTTTTTATGCAGATGTGGACTATACGCCAAAGCCGGAAGAGTATAAGACCTTTCTTGATTACGTTTTTGTCTACGATAGGGCGGGTGTTCTTCAGCGTATGTCTAATCATTACCAACAGCTTCAAGAGCGCGATGAATATGTAAAGAATTGGGATCTCTCAACGACAACAATGTATCGCCTTTCAACTATGAATGAGAGAAAGCGTTACTTTAATAAGCAGTTTTTAAAGTATATCGACAAACGAATTTCAGGTTCGATTAAGGCCGCTAAAAAAGGCTCAACAATGGCCGCAGTTGGAAATATGAAAGATACTCTCTCTCCAAGTTCAGAAGCTGAGCTACTTCCAAATTTTAAAGTTAAGTTTAGAGCTAAGGTTTTAAAGGGCCTTGCAACGATTAAATTTGTAAATCCATACCTAGATGCAAACACACACCTTTCTTTATCTGATGGCGTGACAATGCAATTACAGAAAAAGTTCAATGAGAATCGCACCATTGCTTCGGTTGATTATAACCCTGCAGGTACAACAGTAGAATTATATGTTGAACAGGCCATTACAAATAACTTAAGGGCCAGAGCGTCTTCAATCGATATGGTTGGTGGTAGTAGCGCAGATCATGTGTTTCGCGTCAATTATCATGCACCATTCAATTTCTAATTAACCGAATTCGTCAAAAAAGTCAGCTTTTGCTTCAACCAAAAGCTGGCTCATCCGTTATATTTGAAGTAAATTAGTCATTATTTTACACGCTTAACGGAGTTATGAAAAATGAGCAATCTTCTAGATAATCCACTATACCAGGATGCCATTGCGCAATTAGAAGAATCTTCAGCGATTATGGGACTAGACCCAAACGTTGCTGACAGACTTAAACACCCAAAAAGAGCACTTCAAGTTGCAGTTCCTATTCGTCTAGACGACGGTACTGTTAAGACTTTTCAAGGATTCAGAGTTCAGCACAATATGACTCTTGGGCCTGGGAAAGGTGGGGTACGTTTTCACCCAGGTGTAGACCTAGCTGAAACAGCAGCTCTTGCGATGCTTATGACTTTTAAATGTGCCCTTGTTGGTCTACCTCTTGGTGGAGCAAAAGGTGGGATCTGTGTTGATCCAACAAAACTTTCTCGCCAAGAACTTCAGGGCTTAACGAGAAGATACACAACTGAAATCAATATGATTATCGGTCCAACGATTGATATCCCTGCTCCAGATATTGGAACTGACGGACAAACAATGGCCTGGATGCTTGATACATACTCACAGTTAAAAGGTTATACTGTTCCAGGTGTTGTTACAGGTAAGCCAATTACTGTTGGTGGTTCTCTTGGACGTAGTGAAGCTACAGGTAAAGGTGTTGCATTCTGTGTAAACTTTGCTGCAAAGAAACTTGGAATGAATATCGATACAAATACAACTGTTGCAATTCACGGTTGGGGTAAAGTTGCTGTTCCTGCTGCTCAGGACCTTAGCGCTCAAGGTGCGAAGATCGTTTCTGTATCTGACGTTTCAGGTGCAATCTATGATCCAAATGGTTTAGATATTGAAAAAGCAGTTAATTGGGCCAAAAATGGTGGACTCCTTGCTGACATGGAAGGTGTAGAAAAGATTTCTAACGAAGAACTTTTTGCTCTTGACGTTGATATCCTAATCCCAGCTGCAATTGATGGTGTAATTACAGAAAAGAACGCTAACAATGTAAAAGCTAAGATCATTGCAGAAGGTGCAAACGGTCCACTTAATAAAGCAGCAATTGATATTGTTACTAAGAATGGTTCATTCCTAGTTCCAGATATTCTTTGTAACGCTGGTGGTGTTATCGTTTCTTACTTTGAGTGGGTACAAGGTCTACAGAATTTCTTCTGGGATCTTTCTGAGATCAACAAGAAACTTCACGACATCCTGAAAGATGCTTTCGAGAATGTTTACGAAGCTCACCAGAAATATGAAATCGATATGAAGAAGGCCGCTTTCGTTGCAGCTCTAAGAAGACTAGAAAGAGCAATGAGACTTAGAGGTCTATTCCCAGGTTAATATTTATATGACAATTATAGGCGCGTCCTTTTAGGGCGCGCTTTTTTATTATGAAATATATTGCAACACTTCTTTTTACATTCTGTTGTCTTGCTAGTGTCACTAGTGAGCTTGTTACCGGCGCTGATCGTAAAATCTTTAGCTACGCAAAGGTGTGTGAATTCTTCGGTGTAAAAGATGCAATGTTAATGAGTAAATCTTCTTCAACTAAGATTGATTGCATGGGGAAGGAATTTGATATTTCAAAATTCTGCGAGTCCCAGTTTTCAAAAAAACTAAATTATACAAAAGCTCGCTTTGATCTTGTTGATGGAAAAGTATCTTGTCATTTTTCTGATACTGTTATCCTTGAATTAGTTTGCAAGGACAAGTATGAGAAATTTTGTAAGGATGCTAAAGGCTCTTGTGAGAACTTAAAGAAAGACTTTGCTCACTCTCTAGAAGTTTCTTCAGCGATGATTCTAGAAATTTATCCTCCTCATTTAAAATGTTTTTATCAGTCAAAAGCAAAGATCCCTAATTCTAGTAATTTATAATTTCTGATTCTTTCACACCTCTTGCACTCCTAGTGATAGGAGGGATTATGCACAAGCAAATGCTAGGTCTTCTACCTCTTGGAGGTAAGGGACACTTAACAGAACTTTATGGTTATGCTTCAAAGGGAGTACCTGGTCTTGAAATTGTAGGTCTTGGTCCAAAGGGAAAATCTATTAAAGAAAAATTTATTTTTCTCTCGAAGAAGTACAACTTAAAGATCTCACCAAAGCGCTATGTTCTTTGCATCGATGATAATATGGTTTTAGGCTCTTTAAGTTCCAAAGAAGAACTCTATCGCTGGCTTGAGTTGCCACTTTTAATTCTTTATTGGTCGATGGCAGGGGTCCTTCCTATACAAAATTTAAATGACTGTCTTTGTGCAGGAAGAATCTCGACCCGAGGAAAAATCGAGCCATTTCGATTTGATGAAACTTCACAGGCCTTCTTAGAAAGATTAGATGCCATGAGTTTAAAAGTAATTGCAAGCTACACTCAGGATCTTCGAGGACTTACGTACTTTATTCCTCTTGATGAGATCATAAAGTTTCCAGATGCTTCATAAGTATCTGTAATTATTTGTTATGTAGGAAAGTAATTCTTTTCCTTGTGCGTAAGTTATGCGTAAGTTATACTAACTTTCATGGAAAAGAAAATTAGAGCAAAACTACCGATTGCAAATTGTGGACTCTTTGGAATCAGTGAGGATCACATACAAAATTATCAATCTTTAGATGATCGTTTTGTACAGAATCGTTCTGCGACATTTTTCTTTGAAGCACAAGGTGACTCGATGGAGCCATTGATTATGCCCGGTGACGTCCTGGTTATCGATCGATCTTTAGAAGTAAGGAGTGGTCGAGTTGCCGTGGTTTATCTGGACGGAGAGTTCTTGTGCAAGAGATTCATTAGACAAAATGGAGAAGTCATTTTGCGCTCACACAATCCTCTGCACCGAGACATTACCATCTCTGAGGAGATGGACTTCTTGGTGTGGGGGCCAATTGTGGCCGTGGCCCGTGACATGAAAGAACTATGAGGGCCTTATGGAAAAAGTGTATGCACTGGTGGATTGTAATTCCTTCTTTTGTTCATGTGAAAGATTATTTCGACCTGGATTAAGAAATAAACCTGTTGGTGTCTTATCAAATAATGATGGGTGCTTCGTTTCTCGTACTCCTGAACTTAAGGCGTTGGGAGTAAAAATGGGGGACCCGTACTTTAAAGTAAGGAGGCTTTGTGAGTCACACAATGTTCATGTTTTTTCTTCTAATTTTTCTCTGTATACAAATATCAGTGATCGGGTAATGCACGTTCTTGCAACCTTTGCTCCATCAATTGAAATTTACTCTGTTGATGAAGCCTTTATTGATTTAACTGGAGTAAGCGGAGACTTAAACGAATACTGTCAGCGTATTCGCCGAACTGTCTTTCAGTGGACAGGCATTCCCGTTAGTATTGGTGTTGCACCAACCAAGACTCTTGCGAAGGTGGCCAATCATATTGGGAAGAAGTCACAGAAGGCCCAAGGTGTTGTTTGTATTTTAAATGAGAAATTGCAGGATGTTGCTCTTGAGCGCACACCAATTGAAGACGTTTGGGGAGTTGGAAGAAAGAATAGTATTAAGCTTAAAAGTATTGGCGTGAAAACAGCATACGACTTTAAGAAGTTTAAAAATACTCATGTCATTCAAAAGCTTCTAACAAAGTTAGGGCGCATGACACAAGATGAATTACGAGGAATAGCTTGCTTTGAGTTAGAAGAGGCACAGCCTAAGAAGAAGGAAATTCTTTGTTCTCGAAGTTTTAGCTCAGGTGTTGTGGACTTAAAAAGTTTAAGAGAGTCAGTGGCCAATTATGTCACAAATGCTAGTGAGAAGATGCGTAACCAGCAAAGCCTATGCTCAACAATTGAAGTGTTTTGCCTAAGTGATCCGCATAAAGTTGACCAAACTCCATACTACGCAAGAGATAAGGTGAAACTCCTTGGCCCAACAAGTGATACAAGAAAAATTATTAAATACGCATGGGCGGCGCTTGATGATCTCTTTCGTATGGGAGTCTGTTTTAAAAAGGCCGGGGTTAAGTTGGGAGAGTTCTCTGACTCTGAAATTGTGCAACAAAGCCTTTTTGAGGAGTTGGATGACCCTCGAAGTGTGAGGCTTATGGAAGTTATTGATAGGATTAACAAACGTGAGGGAAGTGGCATGGTTAGATCCATGGCCTGTGGAGTCGATAATCAAGCTTGGAAAATGAGGCGAGAGATGGTCTCGCAAAGATTTGTGACAGGCTGGGGCCAGTTACCAAAATGTTCATAAGGATTCCAATAAAGGTGCGTAGCGTTAAGTATGACTATTATTGCCTTTGGTCGAAGAGGTGACTATAATGGCCAAATGAGCATATTTAAAGACAAGATTAATATATTTGAAGTAGTAGTATTAACATCAATCGCCCATATGGTAATTTTTGGGATGTATTTTGCAAGTGCAAACCCTGAATGGTTTTCGGGCGTCTATACAGTTGAAGATGGTTTCTTAGAAGTACAGCAGGCCATCTACTTATTA is a window from the Bacteriovorax sp. BAL6_X genome containing:
- a CDS encoding rhodanese-like domain-containing protein; this translates as MINFMEVGELKDLMDKNTDLILVDCREQDEWDAGHIDGAIFIPLSDFANQFGSHLSDKSKKIVVQCRSGKRSLTACQFLLEEGFEDLYNLEGGILAWGESAYPIK
- a CDS encoding ParA family protein: MEVITVANNKGGVGKTMQCYQLATHLANKGNKVLVIDLDSQANLSSTFNLQIHRTLIPEWLIGDVTIEDVMVPSEGKGKLHKNITVIPSSRHMANLSKLLILSEGEIRKEAGRKERLMRLRLEQAQGMFDYVVIDTPPMLGDELIMALVASNKILIPTQAQDYSIDGLEELMDTFEIIKETENPALEFSIIPSMVNTRRKIERQRLEELAQSFNITPPIRNLVQMQESISLRRPICKMGKKSRGRGDYTALWESLNL
- a CDS encoding ParB/RepB/Spo0J family partition protein; the encoded protein is MAKDFAPRVSKRKRKTIDLTEGLDSKVVERLSGDRLLQGAKLDEVFLKEIVVKEQVRTKFNDGSLKELSENIKQNGLIQPLVLHKDKLGRLVLICGERRYRAMTLINKEKCPCFILDKKSEQELMAIQFSENSSREALHYIDKADGILNYQKATKASERKIQAALGISKSEVHRSLMIAKMGKKIKEAAKAFNIEKYVLLELDALEKGALKTKLTKMLYKGELTKRAELKKAIKDGGVLKAGKVKKAPKVPKGLTANAFIKTLKSQAKTKKLDKETQALLNQLLKETQNIVDM
- a CDS encoding Glu/Leu/Phe/Val dehydrogenase, whose translation is MSNLLDNPLYQDAIAQLEESSAIMGLDPNVADRLKHPKRALQVAVPIRLDDGTVKTFQGFRVQHNMTLGPGKGGVRFHPGVDLAETAALAMLMTFKCALVGLPLGGAKGGICVDPTKLSRQELQGLTRRYTTEINMIIGPTIDIPAPDIGTDGQTMAWMLDTYSQLKGYTVPGVVTGKPITVGGSLGRSEATGKGVAFCVNFAAKKLGMNIDTNTTVAIHGWGKVAVPAAQDLSAQGAKIVSVSDVSGAIYDPNGLDIEKAVNWAKNGGLLADMEGVEKISNEELFALDVDILIPAAIDGVITEKNANNVKAKIIAEGANGPLNKAAIDIVTKNGSFLVPDILCNAGGVIVSYFEWVQGLQNFFWDLSEINKKLHDILKDAFENVYEAHQKYEIDMKKAAFVAALRRLERAMRLRGLFPG
- a CDS encoding LexA family transcriptional regulator, whose protein sequence is MEKKIRAKLPIANCGLFGISEDHIQNYQSLDDRFVQNRSATFFFEAQGDSMEPLIMPGDVLVIDRSLEVRSGRVAVVYLDGEFLCKRFIRQNGEVILRSHNPLHRDITISEEMDFLVWGPIVAVARDMKEL
- a CDS encoding Y-family DNA polymerase, with translation MEKVYALVDCNSFFCSCERLFRPGLRNKPVGVLSNNDGCFVSRTPELKALGVKMGDPYFKVRRLCESHNVHVFSSNFSLYTNISDRVMHVLATFAPSIEIYSVDEAFIDLTGVSGDLNEYCQRIRRTVFQWTGIPVSIGVAPTKTLAKVANHIGKKSQKAQGVVCILNEKLQDVALERTPIEDVWGVGRKNSIKLKSIGVKTAYDFKKFKNTHVIQKLLTKLGRMTQDELRGIACFELEEAQPKKKEILCSRSFSSGVVDLKSLRESVANYVTNASEKMRNQQSLCSTIEVFCLSDPHKVDQTPYYARDKVKLLGPTSDTRKIIKYAWAALDDLFRMGVCFKKAGVKLGEFSDSEIVQQSLFEELDDPRSVRLMEVIDRINKREGSGMVRSMACGVDNQAWKMRREMVSQRFVTGWGQLPKCS